The Prevotella melaninogenica nucleotide sequence GAGCGACTGGCTATATGCTCAGGGGTATGACGTGTGGATAGAGAATGCACTAACCATCAAACGCACATTCCCTTTGAAGCGTATAAAGAATGATGCTGTTGACGCATTTATGATTGCTGAGTATGCTCTCCGCTTTGAGGATAAGGCGCAGTTATATGAACCCTTAAGCCCTGCTTTGAGTGGATTACGGGAACTTTTCTTGTGTCGTCATCACCTTGTACGTCACAGGTACAGCTTTCAAGTAAGACGAATTGAGAAACGTTTTACACAAGAGAAATCGCCTATCAAGAATACTATATCTCAGAGTGCCAGACATATCATTACAGAGATAAATAAGGAAATAGCCAAGTGTGATGAAAAGATAAAGGAATATATCGAATCAGATGACCAACTCTATAGTATTTTTGCCATTGTCACATCTATGCCTGGTGTTGGGACTATCAACGCTGTCAGTTTAATGGTATATACGAACAACTTTACGCGAGTTCGCATACAACCCAAGAAAGATTGCTTGCTACTATGGTATAGCACCTTTTGGACGTGATTCTGGCACAAGCGTACACACTGATCCACGAGTGGGCTTTATAGCTAATAAGATGCTCAAATCGCTCCTCACACAGGCTGCATTAGCCGCTGTACGAACTTGTCCACAGATTGCAAAGTATTATCAAAGGCTTATAGAACGAGGAAAGAAACCGATGGTTGCACTGAATAATGTCAAGAATAAGATGATTGCCATTATAACAGCAATGGTCAGAAATGGTTGCATGTATCAATCTGACAACATCTGCGTGGCAACGCAAAGTGTAAATGTTAAATAAATAGTTAAAATAAGAAATATTGGAGGTTTTTGACATAGAAAGCAAAATAATTTTGATATGGCTGTGTCCTACAAATCAGATTTTACTCCTCGCAACAATACCCTACACTTGATTATCAATCATTTATCAAATTGATACTACACAAAACATCCCGAAAATTTATGAAAAATAATTTTGCCGGTTAAACTTGGGTTAAAGTCGCAACCTTGATAACCTCCTAATCCAAGATATTGCTTAGTCTCCTTGTTCATCACCTCTATGTTCCATCTAATCTGATACACTTCAAAGGCTTTTACGAAAGACATCGTTGTATCCGTGGTGAGCAGGACGTTCCATGCGGAGTTCCTGCCATACTTGATGAGGAAGATTCTAACAGGTATATCTCCTAAGCGTCCGTTGAGTTGA carries:
- a CDS encoding IS110 family transposase encodes the protein MAPFGRDSGTSVHTDPRVGFIANKMLKSLLTQAALAAVRTCPQIAKYYQRLIERGKKPMVALNNVKNKMIAIITAMVRNGCMYQSDNICVATQSVNVK
- a CDS encoding IS110 family transposase codes for the protein MKKVLIGIDFSKEKFDVAIIVKSTSMQVHAVFDNKVSGYRKMIKWIKSVVEEKTCSSWLFCGETTGGYSRMMSDWLYAQGYDVWIENALTIKRTFPLKRIKNDAVDAFMIAEYALRFEDKAQLYEPLSPALSGLRELFLCRHHLVRHRYSFQVRRIEKRFTQEKSPIKNTISQSARHIITEINKEIAKCDEKIKEYIESDDQLYSIFAIVTSMPGVGTINAVSLMVYTNNFTRVRIQPKKDCLLLWYSTFWT